The DNA sequence cccagCAGTCAGTAGAGATGGTGTTATTCCAATCTCTTCCCGTCTCAGCCACAGAGCTGCTCCTGGCTGCTGCCATCTTCTGTCTGGTATTCTGGGTGGTAAGAGCCTCAAGGCCTCGGGTCCCCAAAGGCCTAAAGAGTCCACCAGGGCCCTGGGGCTGGCCCCTGATAGGGCACATGCTGACCCTAGGGAAGAACCCTCACCTGGCACTGACAAAGCTCAGCCAGAAGTATGGGGATGTGCTGCAGATCCGCATTGGGACCACACCTGTGGTGGTGCTGAGTGGTCTGGACACCATCCGGCAGGCCCTAGTGAAGCAGGGTGATGACTTCAAGGGCCGGCCAGACCTCTACACCTCCACCCTTGTTGCTGATGGCCAGAGCATGACCTTCAATACAGACTCTGGACCAGTGTGGGCTGCTCGCAAACGCCTGGCCCAGGATGCCCTGAAGAGTTTCTCCATAGCCTCAGACCCCACTTCTGCGTCCTCCTGCTACTTGGAGGAGCATGTGAGCAAGGAGGCTGAGAACCTAATTGGCAGGTTCCAGAAGCTGATGGCAGACTCTGGACACTTTGACCCCTACAACGAGGTGGTTTTGTCAGTGGCCAAAGTCATTGGTGCCATGTGCTTTGGGAAGCACTTCCCTCAGAGCAGTGAGGAGATGCTCAATATTGTGAAGAACTCCCATGAATTTGTGGAGACTGCCTCCTCTGGGAATCCTGTGGACTTTTTACCCATCCTTCGCTACCTGCCCAACCCTGCCCTGGAAAGGTTCAAGAACATCAACAAGAGGTTCCTGCATTTCCTGCAGAAAACAGTCCAGGAGCACTATCAGGACTTTGACAAGGTGAGTATGGGATGCAGGTGGTGACAAGGCACCTGCAGGACCAGGGTGTGGGCCCTCCTACCCTGCTCCAAGATGTCTGTTTAGCTAATGTGCCCCTAAGGACAAGGAAGGTTCTGGGACTCCCTGGAGAAGCTGAGTGATATAGagccatctcctcctcctttctgggcctcactttcctcatcttttAAAGCTTCCCTTCAGCTGCTCAAAGCCCCAGACAGAAAAGGCCTCTGAATGGGGTCCTGGCAGAACTGTGTAATGTGGGGGGCCATTATTATGCTCGAGAAGGCTTTTGGTCTGTAAGGGACCTGAAACCAACAGAGGCTAATCCTCAGTTTCatgtcattttttcttccttgtgttcACATCAACCTCTTCCTCCTTTGAAACTGGATCCCTGGGATCTAGTAACCAGATGGGGTGATTGGAAGAAAGGTTCAAAGTGGcaagaaatgacattttaagCCAAATCAGGGCTGCTACCAGCTCctgccctgagccccagcccactgCTTGGAG is a window from the Urocitellus parryii isolate mUroPar1 chromosome 6, mUroPar1.hap1, whole genome shotgun sequence genome containing:
- the Cyp1a2 gene encoding cytochrome P450 1A2, with product MVLFQSLPVSATELLLAAAIFCLVFWVVRASRPRVPKGLKSPPGPWGWPLIGHMLTLGKNPHLALTKLSQKYGDVLQIRIGTTPVVVLSGLDTIRQALVKQGDDFKGRPDLYTSTLVADGQSMTFNTDSGPVWAARKRLAQDALKSFSIASDPTSASSCYLEEHVSKEAENLIGRFQKLMADSGHFDPYNEVVLSVAKVIGAMCFGKHFPQSSEEMLNIVKNSHEFVETASSGNPVDFLPILRYLPNPALERFKNINKRFLHFLQKTVQEHYQDFDKNSVQDIVGALFKHSEKASRANGGLIPQENIVNLVNDIFGAGFDTVTTAISWSLMYLVTKPEIQKKIQKELDTVIGRERQPRLSDRPQLPYMEAFILEVFRHTSFLPFTIPHSTTRDTALNGFHIPKERCVFINQWQVNHDPELWEDPFEFQPERFLTANNRAINKTVSEKMMLFGLGKRRCIGEIPAKWEIFLFLAFLLQQLEFSVPPGVKVDLTPIYGLTMKHARCDQIQARLRFSK